Proteins encoded by one window of Erythrobacter sp.:
- a CDS encoding SDR family oxidoreductase: MRFAQRFLGQPILISGAGRGLGAGIARHLAGEGAIVGIVEIDGDSAHACAEGIVAAGGCAFAYQADCGQRQAFFDAADCFAKDAGPLRAVINNASVLVYEPIEAVTEETLDRMLSAGLKSVFWGVQAFLANRDEGVPGSILNYSSPVAYRGRPNTGAYTTIKAGIAGLTKVLAGELGPRGVRVNAIAPGSVPTPATEGFVTAEQYAARAKSIPLRRNGTVDDVAQAAAFLLSDEASFINGAMLAVDGGIIAAG, from the coding sequence ATGCGGTTTGCCCAACGATTCCTCGGCCAGCCGATCCTGATTTCGGGTGCCGGTCGCGGGCTGGGCGCGGGGATTGCGCGGCATCTGGCGGGCGAGGGAGCGATTGTCGGGATCGTCGAGATCGACGGCGACAGCGCCCATGCCTGTGCCGAGGGCATCGTGGCAGCGGGCGGATGCGCCTTCGCCTATCAGGCCGATTGCGGGCAGCGGCAGGCGTTCTTCGATGCCGCCGATTGCTTCGCCAAGGATGCCGGGCCGCTGCGGGCAGTGATCAACAACGCCAGCGTGCTGGTGTACGAACCGATCGAGGCGGTGACCGAGGAGACGCTCGACCGGATGCTTTCGGCAGGACTCAAGAGCGTGTTCTGGGGGGTGCAGGCGTTCCTCGCCAACCGCGACGAGGGGGTGCCGGGGAGCATCCTCAACTACTCGAGCCCGGTCGCCTATCGCGGGCGGCCCAATACCGGTGCCTATACCACGATCAAGGCCGGGATTGCCGGGCTTACCAAGGTGTTGGCGGGCGAACTCGGCCCGCGCGGGGTGCGGGTGAACGCGATTGCGCCGGGTTCCGTGCCGACGCCAGCGACCGAAGGGTTCGTGACGGCGGAGCAATATGCAGCGCGGGCGAAAAGCATTCCCCTGCGCCGCAACGGCACAGTGGACGACGTGGCGCAGGCTGCGGCTTTCCTGCTCAGCGACGAGGCTTCGTTCATCAATGGCGCGATGCTGGCGGTGGATGGCGGGATCATTGCGGCGGGATGA
- a CDS encoding nuclear transport factor 2 family protein: MVQAANPQEQLVLDFFAVLSSGDLEKLRGFYHEASVWEPKVKDIAGAGRHVGMDIIDKFLAPVRGMFEPGDPKVHVHSMFSRDGWVCVESNSTGRTSDGKVYDNDYCWVFEISNGKIDAMREYMDSHYTAKLFGMD, encoded by the coding sequence ATGGTGCAGGCCGCCAACCCGCAAGAGCAACTGGTGCTCGATTTCTTCGCCGTCCTTTCCAGCGGCGATCTGGAAAAGCTGCGCGGCTTCTACCACGAGGCCAGCGTGTGGGAGCCCAAGGTAAAGGATATCGCCGGAGCCGGGCGGCACGTGGGCATGGACATCATCGACAAGTTCCTCGCCCCGGTGCGCGGGATGTTCGAACCCGGCGATCCCAAGGTGCATGTCCACTCCATGTTTTCACGTGACGGCTGGGTCTGCGTCGAAAGCAATTCGACCGGGCGGACCTCGGACGGCAAGGTCTACGACAACGACTATTGCTGGGTGTTCGAGATTTCGAACGGCAAGATCGACGCGATGCGCGAATATATGGACAGCCATTACACCGCGAAACTGTTCGGGATGGACTGA
- a CDS encoding nuclear transport factor 2 family protein produces the protein MNAEKRARIEAACGKLPLLFARFADSGDHAALADLFTENCDFARPFQPDYPFHGRDRVQAIFRDRPPILVRHIVTNVLVEVISKTEARGTNTLTMLSSHGSIEPPQEAGGIYVGEFEDHYVKNEGAWRFQSRRGRVVLHMGGPMPDLPPPSDEARGLA, from the coding sequence ATGAACGCCGAAAAACGCGCCCGGATAGAAGCGGCGTGCGGCAAACTGCCGCTGCTGTTCGCCAGATTTGCGGACAGTGGCGATCACGCCGCGCTCGCCGATCTGTTCACCGAGAATTGCGATTTCGCCCGCCCGTTCCAGCCCGATTATCCTTTCCACGGTCGCGACCGGGTGCAGGCGATTTTCCGCGACCGTCCGCCGATACTGGTGCGGCACATCGTTACCAATGTGCTGGTGGAGGTGATCTCCAAGACCGAGGCGCGCGGGACCAATACCCTCACCATGCTCTCCAGCCACGGTTCCATAGAGCCGCCGCAGGAAGCGGGCGGGATCTACGTCGGCGAGTTCGAGGACCATTATGTAAAGAACGAAGGCGCGTGGCGATTCCAGAGCCGCCGGGGCCGCGTGGTGCTGCACATGGGTGGCCCCATGCCCGATCTTCCCCCACCTAGCGACGAAGCGAGAGGACTTGCCTGA
- a CDS encoding carboxymuconolactone decarboxylase family protein: MDKELYDKGMKIRREVLGDAYVDRATANPNPFNEPLQEMVASHCWGWAWGREEELPRRDRSLINLAMIAVLGRSHELKIHTRGALNNGLSREEIREVLLQVGVYAGIPAAVDSFRIVNEAFAEIDAEGAGE, from the coding sequence ATGGACAAGGAACTCTACGACAAGGGCATGAAAATCCGCCGCGAGGTGCTCGGCGATGCCTATGTCGATCGTGCGACAGCCAATCCCAACCCGTTTAACGAGCCGCTCCAGGAAATGGTGGCGAGCCATTGCTGGGGCTGGGCCTGGGGGCGCGAGGAGGAACTGCCCCGGCGCGATCGAAGCCTGATCAACCTCGCCATGATCGCCGTGCTGGGGCGCAGCCACGAATTGAAGATCCACACGCGCGGCGCGCTCAACAACGGGCTCAGCCGTGAGGAAATCCGTGAAGTGCTGCTGCAGGTCGGCGTCTATGCCGGCATCCCGGCGGCGGTAGACAGCTTCCGCATCGTCAATGAAGCTTTCGCCGAGATCGATGCTGAAGGAGCCGGGGAATGA